The segment GCGAGATAAATGCAAGTAAAACCATTGATAAACCCGGCTTTTAGCCGGGTTTTTTTTATTACCATTGTGGCCGGATCCCACAATAATGTGTAATAATTCCCCAAAATTAAATATGTGGGAATACGTAGAATTTATATTTTAAAGTTTAACAGTTTTCCACCAGGCTTCAAACATTAAGTTGGGATGTAGGAATTTTGTCCTTTACTCGACCAAATTCACTTTAAAAGGGTTCAAAGGTCAAGTATCCTATTTGAGCTGAATTGTTTGAGATCATCAAAAAAGAGGAAAAATTCTTTTTCAAAATCTTCATAATAAAGCTCCAGTTCCTTTACAGCGAGATCCATTTTAGATTTATTTTTTGTACGCTGGTTCATTTGAGAAAGAATTTTAGAAATTCCTTCAATTGAGGCATAACTTACCAACCAATTATCCCTTAGCATATACGGTAAAAACATCTTTACATTATTAGGCAAGAGTTCATGATTTCTTTTAAGAAGTGAATAGAATTCTTCCACATATTCCTTCAAAGGTGTATCGCAATACCTGCTCCAGTTTGCAGCAAGGTAATGGTCGTAGAAGACATCTACTATTACCGGGCTATAGTGCCTGTATTGAGGGAAAAGCCTGGTGGAACTTTTTCTAAAAAGCAGGTGAACATCAGTATAACTATCTATTGCCCGGTGAAGAATAATTCCATTGCGAATACCTTCAGGGAAATTGATAATTTTTTTTCCTTTCACAGAATCTGCTATAAAATTTCCAATTTTTATTTCGTCGTTTTCACCCGAAAGATAAATGTGTGCGAGGTAGTTCATTTGGACAAGTTACTCAATAAAGGCTTTTCAGCTTCAGAATAAGGAAAGTTTGTT is part of the Antarcticibacterium sp. 1MA-6-2 genome and harbors:
- a CDS encoding ACP phosphodiesterase — encoded protein: MNYLAHIYLSGENDEIKIGNFIADSVKGKKIINFPEGIRNGIILHRAIDSYTDVHLLFRKSSTRLFPQYRHYSPVIVDVFYDHYLAANWSRYCDTPLKEYVEEFYSLLKRNHELLPNNVKMFLPYMLRDNWLVSYASIEGISKILSQMNQRTKNKSKMDLAVKELELYYEDFEKEFFLFFDDLKQFSSNRILDL